The Synchiropus splendidus isolate RoL2022-P1 chromosome 5, RoL_Sspl_1.0, whole genome shotgun sequence DNA window CTAATTTTGAAATACACAACTTTTACGCACTAAAACATTTCTGTTCCGGTGACGATCATTTTAGAAATGAACTGCCACACAAAACCTAATTTCTGTAAATTAAATACCTGTTTTAGAATACATTATACGGATCTAGCATCGATAAATTGCATTTAATTGGTCGACTTcagcgccttcaaatgaaaggATTAAGCTCTTCTGTCGAGgttattttaaagttaaaaatagGAATTaactttttcaaaagttaaatcTCCACTGTCCATCTGAAGTGCGGCCCCGGTTCTGCCTCATCCAGCCCCACGACTCTGGTGTCCCAACCTGGCTGTGCGTCGTGAGCTGAGGCCGGTGGAGTCTCTTACCTTGGGAGTGTGTCTGCGGCTCGGAGAGAAAGACCCAaccagtgctgctgctgaaccaGCTACGGTCCTGTCACCAGCCGGACCGGCTTTTATACCGGACCGCTGCCATTGACAAAGCGTGGTTCTGGCCCGCATCCCGGCCCTCAGCCATATTAGGATGCTGACAGGGCGAGCGGTGGGCGTGGGACCGCGAGACGGAGCCTCCCTCTCCTGGAGCTGAGGTGTGACGCCATACATGGAACTGTGGCTTTGACCTCCCATCGTGCGTCGCGGACCCACCTCGGGCCGTATAAGGAGCCGGCCGGCCACTGGGGGGGACTCTGGCGGGGGTGCGGGCCATTTGTTACCAAGCAGGGTTATAGATTTGCTGCAAGGAGTCCAATCCAGCCTTGAAATGGGAAAATGCTGCCCTCATCTGAACAGAATTAGGCCACAGCTGAGCCAGGATCAGAACCAGTGACACGCCGTCACCAGAGATCGATACAGGATTGAGTCGATAACACACCGATAAGTGAGATTTGTGAACACACGAACCAAATATATTGAGGATACAGGTTGTCGGTTGATGTCATGTCTATATATAATGGATATATTTCAATGATGAGACAGGTTATGAATATATTACTAGGAATTGGAAAGTGATACAACACATTTTAATACATGTAAACAGATCCAAAATATACGTAATGTAGGCCAATTCTATGGATAAAAGAGACAATAAAGCATTACAGTGACACATATATATACCTTGACGATTGAGGGTGATAAAATGCTGATGCTAAAAGAAAGTCTTATGATCATCGGTAGATTCGATTAGAACTCaaaagttacatttatttttataatataatgTTGACTAGATGTAATTACACTTAAgagacaataataatcatatctATAATATATTAGCTAGCTGttatgaatataataataataacaataaatatgaaaaagccCAATGGTCCAGTAGAGTTAATTATTATCTAGAAATTAATATAGTCTATCTTTATAGAAATAATTTTTCTTTTGCAAATCTAATACATAATGTAATATCATTGTAATTCAGAACAGAGAGTGATATctgtaataatataatagtaTTAATAGCATTATTGCTTATAGGTATAATCTCATTTATAAGCATAAATAATATTCATACATTACGATAAAGACAACAGCTGGATGCAGTGtactttaaaaacatatttaaaaaaagatggagaTGTGCAGAAATGTGATGACGTTGCAGATGTGCATCAAATACTTCTAAACAATGTAGTGGAAATGCAatagatttttaaataaaataactttcaaaagtAGATAATACTAACAAGGTTCACAATTAACTGATACTTCCACATGGCGTCTTGAAGACAGAGAGAATTTCTGTCCTCAATCACATAAAAAAGCAGCAGGCCACATCTGAAACTTAATCTGAGTTCACCACTCTGCTCCGTCACTGGAGCACTTGGATTAATTATAACTCTGGTGCCCATGAGCTCGGGCTTTTGCCTtcttgtgagtgagtgtgtggctGGGTGGGACAAACACAGAAGGGGTGACAGAgactgtgtgtgttcacatgtgTGTCAGCAGGTGTTGCTGCTCGGGGGCCAGAAGGTTTGTAAAAGGAGGTTAAAATAAACCGCAGAGAAGTGACGAACGGTGGAGGAAGCGACAGATGCATGTATGGAAGAAAACAGGCCTGGATTTGGGTTAaaagagtcacatgacctgcagtGGGAGTAAAAGTCAGCTGGTCGCTGTAAAGTAATCTTAGAGGCTTCAACATGGAACTACTTCCGTTTTGAAAATGGTTTGTTTTGAGAACAGATTTcaagtttaataaaaaaaagatggatcGCCTCCCTGCCAGAAAGAAACCAGTTCCGGTGAGACATGTGAGGACCTTGTCTGTCAGACACTCACtgcacagtgacacactacacAGAGTAGATCCAGATATATAAGAGATCCTTCAAAGCCTCACATCGAAGACCTCATGATATGGACGGTATCAGTCCAATGAAAGGCAGATATTGGCCCTTGGTACACCCCATTCCACGGGCCATTGAGCATAGTTGGAGCCCACTGGCACATTCACATGAGTGACACGTTCTATGATACGATTCAACGGACCGATGATATTTGTATCGAGCCTGGGGATCTGTTGCAGGGTGGGGCTGGCACTGGCCACTTAGGATCCCACTCTTGACACCGTATGTGTTGAGAGTGAGATGGTCAATGCAGATGACTGTGACTGTGGTTGAAGTGCTTTGGACCAGCTCCACTCCGCAGCTTTTCAATGGCTAATGAGGTTTGATGTTATTTGTTTCCAAGAAAGGCAAGAGAATCCCAATAATGGTCGTTGGAACTGGACCAGTGTATTTATGAAACCATCTCATTCAGGAGCTTAAAGACGCACCTCACTCAGTGGGTCAGACAAATACCATTTAATGTTATGAGACAGTGGCGTGTGCTGGGTGGTGGGGCAGACCCAGGGTGGGGGTGGGAGAGGGGCCTTCAGCAAGCTACTTTTACGCACTAGTCGTGAGCCATTTTGGACCGGGGGCCAGCAAAACGCCTAAAATGTATACGAGCGAGCAGTTGTTGGGGAGTGGGGAGGTGAGGGAAGGTCAGagggggtgaggaggaggagagacggcaggaggtggagggagagCAGGGGTGGGGacgggcagcaggtggcagagaaGTAGCTGTCAGAGTGGTCATCTGTGACTGAGCTGTAGGGCACAGTGGGGCTCTGGATTTGGTCGAGTTCAGGGGTAGATCTCGCACAGAAGATACTGAGGACGTTGACTAGATGTGAAGATCTATTCTCCCCACGTTTGGAGGACAAGTTCAGCTGAAAATAAGCTTACTATTGGGTCATTTCGGTCTCTTTGATCTCTGGACTTCAAAACTGTCCATCACGCGCTGGAGAGGGACTTTTTTCCACAACTGTTCTGGATGCAACTAAGTTAGCGAATGATATTGAGATAAGTAGTTAAAAGAGTTTGATTCCACTGCAGTGATTTTCTCAGGCAGTGACAAAGCATTCTAGGATGTGTGGTACTAAAGAGATGCCGGTTCACACCTCTGCAGGGTGTGATCGAGGAGGGACTGTGGACACTTCTTCTTGAGTGCATGTGATGAATAAATGTGAACATCAAAATATAgactaaaaaatgtaattaataacaaaagtattttcttttaagTGCAGAGAATTTTGGCTCTAAATATTCAAACGAATGACACGTAGGCTTGCAAGTATGTGGCTGCATAGCTCCTATGATGTTATTAAGGAAGACCTGTGTGTTTAAATAGACCTCTGGAGGAATCTTTTTCACAAACAAAGCTATCTCCACCCATCAACAAGCACCGGTAGAATCCACGCCATTTatatccagatacatttttaacaGTCAGGATACTTGAGCTAGTTGCTGATTGACGCGAGTGCTTCACTCTACACACTGAAAAGGGAGTTTAAAAATAGTCCCTCAGCCATGATTGATTCATTCATGCTAACCAGCATGGCTGCCTGTGTCCATCTGCGCATGTTTGCATCCCTAAGTACGGTTGTTTACCACGCTGTCAGCTGAGAGCGTGTTCACCAAAATGCTGTCCACTCGATCCTCCTCAAATCCCACTGCAACAGAAGAAGCCCCCATTAGGCgagagctgaggaggaaaccGGGGTCTCATATTTACAAACAAAAGTGTATAAAAgggcaaacaaaaatgaaatgagaataaAACTCCAGCTAACATCTATGCATTCTgtgagtttcattttttaaaattggaATGTAAATACCAATAATACAATGTGAGTGACAACACtgacaggtactgaccactgcacaatGCTGCAGTCGCACAACAAGGATTTGGTTGAGACAAGATCATGTGATCAGGGCCAACATGCACCTCTACGGCTGAATTTATGCATAAATACTTAGATTTTAATCTTGTAATTACCATTCTTTTCACTCTTCAAAAACAGTTGTTCCTTGCCGGCAGCCATAAATAGCTGCGGGCGCACCGGTGTGACGAGCAACAGCACATGGATCTGGAATTAGCGGCCCAGGAAGAAGGACTCGATTGAGAAGCACCTGATCAGCTGTTCGGACCAGCTGGGCGAGCAACTGCTGACcacagcaaaacaacaacatcgATGCAAATACACACTGACTTGAAAGCATCAGCTGCCGTTGTCACCTTTATCCTGAAGCAGATTCCAGACGAGGGTCATACTGTATTTGAGGGGAAATTACGTCTTTCTTTTCAGACCAAACAGTCTGCATGGTCCACGCATTGGATACAGCGCCGCCCAGTGGTCAAATCAATCATAGCATAAACAGGAGACAAGTCTGGCAATTCcctttattcagaaaaaaataaatatgacaatCTTGTGATTATTAGGCAGCCCACTATCCAACAATAAACTTCTGTTTTCAATTTAATTAACCTAGAAAAGATGAGATGTTATTTACACCAAGAACCTGAGTAAAGTCTGAGTGGCCCAAACCAGCTTTATTCAAACCACAATTTTCTATTGATTAGAAAGGAAATTACTATTACAACATTAGATCTGAAAGGAGCAGTTTTCAAACTGACTGTGTGTGGAATTCTTGGCAAAATGAGACCTTGCGAAAGCAGACTGATGAGACAATagagaaaacaaaattattCAATATGATATATGGCACAATACTGAAGTACTGCAGCAAATAATCAATAAGTATCTATACTCACACTTGTATGGAGATAGTATCCAGATTTGATGCTTCTTTTTATCCAAGTAGtatatttaaaattaaataaaggtTGTTATAAAAATGCATTATATGAGTTGTAAATGCTTCAACAAACAGAGCTCATTCCAGATATATGACAATGACTTCATAAGTGAATCTATAGCAACAAACAAATATGTGCACTAACAACACAAACAGCCAATTTGTCTAAATATAAAGTATTTAAAAGAGACATTCACAAAATCTGAAGATGATAAAACATCTTGTGGTGAACAATGGATTTCAGAAAAtataatgtattttgaaaagcgCCATGATTTTATACAAATGAGTCCAAGGCCACAAGAGGGTGATCTGGCACTTCACTTTGTGTTTGGCCTCTTCTCCTCTAAGGTGACACCAACAGGCTCCTGAAGAGCTTCAAGttttcacacacaaatataaaaacaaattatatatatatatatatatatatatatatatatatatatatatatattcagcagTGCGGTGCAACCTTATTAGAACATTGACAGTGACTTGAGCAGACTCTCCAAAGTTTTAAATCACGAGTTTTGGTTCTTAATTGTCTCCTCTACACACCTGCTGAATTCCTGTTCTTCTTAGTCCAGTGTTGCAAACAACCTGAGCCTTAAATAGATTCTTTTCCTCAGGTTCCAAAGCCACCGCCCCGTCCTCTTACGTTGTCTCCATTCTCACCTCAGCGCATGCTTCTGCGCCTCCTGCATAAACGCCTGCTTCTCCATCAGTTTTCGGAACAGGCCTTGAGAGTTTCTGAGCAGCTCGGAGTGTTGGCCGCACTCGGCGACGCGCCTCTGGTCCAACACAGCTACGGCGTTTGCGTTCTGGATGGTGGAGAGACGATGAGCGATGATGATCACCGTCCTCCCTGTGGAGTGAAAGTCACACTTCAGTGGAAGGTTTTACATGAGGTGAAATGATGCAAACAAATATAGAATCAAACATGATCCAACATGTCTCTTGTAAGCTTGGTCATACTGCACGCTACAATCTCAAAAGAGTGGTAAAAGGGCGCCCCTTATGGGTGAACAAATGAACGTACAGCAGGAATAATAATCATCAATTTATTGTGGCCGCTCTACTTTGTATTCACTATATACTTGACTAGTTTACCATATGTGTGAGTAGCTTATAGTTACAGCCGCAACATCATGCTTGTGCTTTGGTCACGCACCTTCCATTAGACGCTCCAAAGCTTCCTGCACCAGGAACTCATTCTCAGCATCCAGCGCActgacggggaaaaaaaaaatatctgagaGGTCACATTTTACTATCCCTGATAAGAACCATGTCATGTCAACCTTCCAGCAACACTGTTTGTTTGTACAGCAGCAATAACTACTTCGATACGACAAACCTCTGGCTACGAGTAGATCAGATTGATCAGTCATTATTATCCAGCCAGCTCTTCTAAACCACATACAAGTGACTGTTAAGTACTAGGATTTATTTATCCATAAATCAATAGTGATAGagatgtgtgtttcatttttgcaaGTATTGCGTCGTAAATTTGCTTGGGATTTATAGCTTTATCAGCGCAGCAAAAGTCTATCTGGTACacttcaaaatggccgacaaaCACCACTCGGTTCCTGTTTCAAGTCGATATTAAGCACTCAGTCATTAACAACTTGATTTAAAAATCAATGATCGGGGCTTTACGCAATATATGTGAAACATCCAcgcttatttatttacttttaccGCTGTCCTCTTGTTCTGCTGTCATACGGTCAGTGTCACTCAACCTTCCATTATGGAGGGTCTCACTACTGCCCAATGAAGCTTAGCTTTCACTCATGCTGGTACTCTTCTGTCAAAGAGCACCACTGGCAGTCatctccatcctgcctgcactctcctcttcacctccctccagATTAATTCCTTCTATCTTTTGGTTTTTGTGTGCATGAGGAGACACTTAGAAATGCTGCTATCATTTACGAATCAAAGAGGAAACTGAGAACCCTGCTCTATTTTCTTGTCAGTAACACCCTCAGTAAACAGTAAAActaataaaattttaaattaattaaaaataattcattaaaattaaattggCAAGTCAAAGTTTGTCTCACCTGGTGGCTTCATCTAAAAGCAGGATCTTTGGATTCTGAGGGGAAATAGAAACAAATATTTGATCCAGAAACCTTTGAATAAAATGACTTCAATGACAAGTCGTCCATTAGATAGACGGCAGGTGAGCAGCAAAAAGCTCCATAAAGGTGGGACAGGATGAGTGCTTTAAGTGCTTGACCTGTCTTAAAAGAATGGTGGAAGTAAAGCAGCAGAGCACTTACTTTGAGAAGAGCTCTGGCAATGGCAATTCGCTGCTTCTGACCACCTGAGATGTAAGAGATAAAGTAAGATAAAGTTTCAATGAAATAGTGAATGACAAGCAATCCCTGATGAAACAGATCCATGGCAAATGTTGCTGACAATGATGTTGCTCAGAAGAAAAATCAAACACCAGAGTGTGGGAATTTTGACTCCCAGTTGAATAACCTGATTCAGCTGAGCAACTGAGAACATAAAGCAACAAGTTAGACAGGAGAGACACAGTTCAGCTCACCTGACAGCAGCACTCCCTTCTCTCCAACAACAGTGTCGAAGCCTCTGGGGAAGGCCTGGATGAACTCATACGCATTGGCCACTCGAGCAGCTCTGTAGACATCCTCTGTGGTCACTGCTGCCGGATCGCTGGCACCATACGCAATATTCTCCCTGATCGAAGAGGAGAAGAGCACTGGCTCCTGGAGGAGAGAGCAGGTCAGGGACGCTGAACCTTCTCAGGCAAAGGAGAAGGGACTGCTGGAGGATCTTTACCTGACTGACAGTCCCGACATGACTTCTCAGCCAGTAGGGATTCAGATCTCTGATGTCGTGCCCATCGATGGTGATGACACCTTCATCCGGGTCATACAGCCGGAGCAGCAGCGAGACCAGGGTGGACTTCCCGGACCCACTGTGTCCCACAACAGCCATGATGGTACCAGCTGGGACCAGGAGGTTCAGATTGTGAAAGATGGGAGCCTCTTTGCGTGTTGGGTAAGCGAAGGAGACGTTGTGGAATTCCAGTCgacctttcagctgctcacaGGGAAGAACCAGACCCTCTGAGGAGAAGGTGGATGAGATTGAGTGCCACTTGTAGACAATAATACTTCAGTACATCAGCGCTATATTGGTGATATTACTTAAAAAAGTGCATGTCAAACATCAAATTCACCTTGACAATATCTGCCAGTCTATCTCACCGAGTGGATAAAACAATTTCCGTCAATACACTTAgcaggacaacaacaacagcccaAATTATCATATACAAATAATAGTTTTATAAAGAGACGCCATTTGGCTCATCAAtgatatacatttatttaaagaatAATCCACTGTCATGGACCCTGGTACCAACCGTTCAGTGGGAACTCCGGCCTCCTGTCCAGCAGCTCCCACAATCGCGTTCCAGCACCAAAACCCTTCATCAACTCGGAGTAGAAAGAGCTCAAGCCTGGCAAACCAGGAACACTAGTGTCACATTTTGCAAGTATATTAAAGTATCAACCAACAAAATGTTAGGTTATCTATATATAGCCTCATCAATGCCATAAATAAGCGATTAATttagaaaagattttttttacccGATCCATGTATTTTAGCTAattttccaaatgaaaaatattcCAAATACAATGCGCTCAACCGGACAGCAAGTGGCATTAGCCTGGTGGAGCTTCAATAACCCTGGAGGTTAAAACCTTGAAAACGTTGACAACACGTCCTTATAATAGTCACATGACAATTGATGATTTCAGcgatgcagctctccagcctTTGACATGCCTCAACTAGAGAGAATATGTAGATGTATCGTTGCTGTCGTGACTACAGCAGATTCCATGGAGTAAGTAAAACTAATATATGAAGCATGACAAGTGAAAACAAGgaacagtcacatgacaccttCTGTTTCATGGACTCATAGTGAAACTAAAGGGCAGTTATGTAGCTAATAATCTAATTTTAAGCGGTGAAGACTCCACAAATCAGAATCAATTGCCTTGTCATAAACTGAAGGCAGGTTTCAGATGGAACTTCTAGTTTGTGCTCCATGCCAATCAGAGATGTGATTTCAGTTTATAGATTACAAGCTCCGCGGTTTCCTCCTTGAACCGTGAGATTCATGCTACGATATATTGAAAGACCGTTTACGAGGATGACATGAGTGTGAATGTTTACCAGCAACACTTATTCCCACCCAGAAAGTGTACATGAGGAAAGAGGAGAGCTCCCCCACTGTCATGTGCTGGCTGGCCATCAGCAGACCTCCTTTGTAGAGCACCGACAGAATCATGATGTTACCACTGAGGCCcgtctgaaacacacacacaggcagctgGTTAATCATGTTACCGAGGATCTGCTGCGGCAAGActtcctgacacacacaagtaAACTGATTTCATCCCTGCACATGATGCCTGAGGCCGCAGCACATCCATAAGTTATTGACTTAAGAGGCACGTGTGTCTGGTTAAAAACTATAATAGTTTCTGTGCATCTGTGCATGTTACGCTTCACATTTCAGATTTGCAAAGGGTTAAAACCACAGCAGTTAGGAGCTTTCGTACGTCTTTCTGAACAAAAAGGTTTTCAGGCCTGTTTTAAATGAGCTTTCAGTTCTGTCGATCAGTTTAAACAGATGACCTTGTTGTTCGGATGTTGTCATTGTTCAACACAAGCTATTAATTGGAATGGCCAAGTCAGAGGATTCTTGATGAACCTGTTGCCAGGTGTGGACAGAAAAATGTGGACAAACGGGAAGTGGCCAAACAGTGTACACACGTCTCCACAACAGAAGATGAttgaataataatttgtttGATCAGTTGAACAGGCAACAAATTCGGTGATGGAGTTGTTATTCTGCTTCTTCTCTCAGCTCCccatcagcctcctccactttcAACTATCTTTATCACCCCTCCCAGTTCCACCCATACGTTTCATTACAACCTCCATGAATCTCATTGTttatcttcctctcctccactttcctggtatctccatctccaacatttccCACCGTCTCTCCtcccaacctgtctgaagtcccAAGTTTGTCTCCATACTTCTCTACATGAACTAATATCATTACTGATAGAGGGGCATCAAACAAAGACTGCGGCTTCTTCACTGGAAGTCGACCAGGCCACTACCTGGAACTCAATGTCTCACCATGTGACACCatgacttgtaaaaaaaaaggatacaaTTATAGGTAACTCTCTCCTTTATGAACTCTCGCCCGCCAAACTAATTCATGAGGTCAGAGATTTATATTTCAATACAGTCATCCCCCTTTCCATTTACACCTCCAACTCCCCATTCTTTCCTTATTCTATTTCACTTTATGGTACGTTTGTTGGTGATCTctatttcagtaaaaaaaaaaaaaaatgaaaatgacttgtAACATGTCTTATCTTCTCATATAAAAAGAAGAGAACAAAGGAAAAAAGAGTAGCACGAGACAGACGCGCAGCCTTTACTTAGACTTATGTTAATAGTTATATTACCTCATAAAACTCCTCTATTAGTACATAATTTGCAAAGCAAAAACCCACGCTTCAATGAAGTTGAAGTCAAACACCAATGCTAAGCTAATGCAAATGCTATATGTTAACACAAAACATGAGTCAAAGAAATAATTAAGAAGCACTTGACTATTTGTTTCAATTCTTACAAGACTGAAGCTAAGTTTGAAGCTATTTTTGAGCAAGATGCAGCCAGGCAGAAACACTGCCAGCCCACCACAGACAACACACTTACCACTCCAAAGAAGCCGGCTCGCAGTAAAGCTTCACTCCTTGCCAGACTGAGAACGTGATCGATCTTCTGCATGTACGTGGTGACCTCTGACAGCTCCTTGCCAAACGCACGAACTGTTCTCAAGTTACTGATGCGCTCCTCTGccaactgaaacacacaggAATGATGACATTCGTGTGAATGAAGTCACCAAACGCAGACAGAAGTAGCTAACAGTAGCAGTGTCTGACGATAAGTGCAGCTGAAGTGATAAGTGCAGCAGTGAGATGCTGTAATAGGTGGTGGGGGCGGGGGTCATGCCGCTGTGCTTGAACTGTGTATATTTGTCTTGACACGGCCATCAAGTTTATTACCACCATAGAGCCTGTGTGCATTGGCAAACATGTTTTCTCTGTATCAATGGCTTGTAGGAATCATATCCTCAAACCAGACATGAAATGGAAAACAGAGGTGGAGTGCACGTCTCGTACCTGTGTGGCTTGTGCTAGTGCATCCTGAGTCCGCTTTGAGATGGAGCGCAGGTATCTGCCGTAGATCACCGCCATGAGGGCCACGGGAGGAACGATGAGCAGCACGAAGCTCGCCAGGGAAGGAGAGACATAGAACTAGATGCCAGGAAAAAGATGAAGACTTGTTCACAAGGAAGTTGACCTGAAAGAGCTCCCAGTAACCATGACCGTTATCTCTGAACACTTTGTTTGTCTAACAAGGAAATTAATCATTCTTTATTGGACGGAAAACATTTGTCAGCCAATAACAGACGGTTATGAAGTGATATTTGGAGGCAT harbors:
- the abcb10 gene encoding ATP-binding cassette sub-family B member 10, mitochondrial, yielding MWILTGVSKCPWMVHITRLKVPPSRMLWLEHRSAESTVPRRSRHWTRAKSSPITGFSLSLNRGSPCSTPRGRSVFPSHSPVSWTRTSVAFASSSAASTPTTPGSVKTNTDTEKGHTPATVPLEDVRRILKLAHPERWRLAAAVGFLTVSSAVTMSAPFLLGKVIDTIYSTGADTESMTASLTSLCILLTGVFLCGGAANAARVYLMQISGQQIIRDLRASVFSSILRQEVAFFDKNRTGELINRLSADTAVVGYSITDNLSDGLRAVAQATAGVSMMFYVSPSLASFVLLIVPPVALMAVIYGRYLRSISKRTQDALAQATQLAEERISNLRTVRAFGKELSEVTTYMQKIDHVLSLARSEALLRAGFFGVTGLSGNIMILSVLYKGGLLMASQHMTVGELSSFLMYTFWVGISVAGLSSFYSELMKGFGAGTRLWELLDRRPEFPLNEGLVLPCEQLKGRLEFHNVSFAYPTRKEAPIFHNLNLLVPAGTIMAVVGHSGSGKSTLVSLLLRLYDPDEGVITIDGHDIRDLNPYWLRSHVGTVSQEPVLFSSSIRENIAYGASDPAAVTTEDVYRAARVANAYEFIQAFPRGFDTVVGEKGVLLSGGQKQRIAIARALLKNPKILLLDEATSALDAENEFLVQEALERLMEGRTVIIIAHRLSTIQNANAVAVLDQRRVAECGQHSELLRNSQGLFRKLMEKQAFMQEAQKHALR